In Candidatus Pelagibacter ubique HIMB140, a single window of DNA contains:
- the rpoH gene encoding RNA polymerase sigma factor RpoH — MSTTMSNNLPTLSNEGGLSAYLEQIKKFPMLAAEEEYMLAKNWKTTGNIKAAEKLVTSHLRLVAKIAMGYKGYGLPINEMISEGNVGLMQAVKKFEPEKGFRLATYAMWWIKASIQEYILRSWSLVKIGTTTAQKKLFFNLKKIKNQISPETEGDLRDEHVNHIANKLDVSKEEVVSMNRRLSGKEFSLNAQVGEDGDEWQDWLVDKELDHDLKFAQHEEMEQRKDLLKDSITVLNDREREILYSRRLNDDPTTLEDLSKKYKISRERVRQIENKAFEKLQKQMLLLAKSKNLLPAN; from the coding sequence ATGAGCACAACTATGAGCAACAATCTTCCTACACTTTCCAATGAGGGTGGTCTTTCTGCTTATTTAGAACAGATTAAAAAATTCCCAATGTTGGCTGCAGAAGAAGAATATATGTTAGCCAAAAATTGGAAAACAACTGGAAATATTAAAGCTGCTGAAAAATTAGTAACTAGTCACTTAAGATTAGTTGCAAAAATTGCTATGGGATACAAAGGCTATGGTCTGCCAATTAATGAAATGATTTCAGAAGGAAATGTTGGTTTGATGCAGGCTGTTAAAAAATTTGAACCTGAAAAAGGTTTTAGATTAGCAACTTATGCTATGTGGTGGATTAAAGCATCCATCCAAGAATATATTTTAAGATCTTGGAGTCTTGTAAAAATTGGAACAACAACTGCTCAAAAAAAATTATTTTTCAACTTAAAAAAAATTAAAAACCAAATATCTCCTGAAACTGAAGGTGATTTAAGGGATGAACACGTAAACCATATTGCCAACAAACTTGATGTGAGTAAAGAAGAAGTTGTTTCAATGAACAGAAGACTTTCTGGAAAAGAGTTTTCATTGAATGCTCAAGTTGGAGAGGATGGTGATGAATGGCAAGACTGGTTAGTAGATAAAGAGCTTGATCATGATTTAAAATTTGCTCAACATGAGGAAATGGAGCAAAGAAAAGACTTATTAAAAGATTCTATTACAGTGCTTAATGATAGAGAAAGAGAGATATTGTATTCAAGAAGACTTAATGATGATCCAACTACCCTGGAAGATTTAAGTAAAAAATATAAAATTAGTAGAGAAAGAGTTAGACAAATAGAAAATAAAGCATTTGAAAAACTTCAAAAACAAATGCTACTTCTTGCTAAATCTAAAAATTTATTACCTGCAAATTAA
- a CDS encoding RluA family pseudouridine synthase yields the protein MEKSINFIVEEEEKNLRVDVLINKRDEIISRTRVKNLILKEKLKLNNEIIKSPSKKVSIGDVVNLTIPEPEIASLKPYDFKLNIVYEDSDLLVIDKPSGIIMHPGAGNYDKTIVNALMHYNKESLSTIGDELRPGIVHRIDKNTSGLVVVAKNNETHENLSKQFSKHTIIREYQLLIWGKLRPSFGRIETFITRSSKNRQLMEVSSSKGKKAVTNYKTIEIFENKKIPTLSLVECKLETGRTHQIRVHMNYKGNSLVGDDKYKKKYKKLKNVDFDIQNSITNLNRQFLHAKTLGFVHPRTQKELIFTSILPQELNNILKMLRNTEE from the coding sequence ATGGAAAAAAGCATTAATTTTATAGTTGAAGAAGAAGAAAAGAATTTAAGAGTAGATGTATTAATTAACAAAAGAGACGAAATTATTAGTAGAACCAGAGTTAAAAATTTAATTTTAAAAGAAAAATTAAAACTAAATAATGAAATAATTAAAAGTCCATCTAAAAAAGTTTCGATTGGTGATGTTGTAAATCTTACGATTCCAGAACCAGAGATTGCATCTCTAAAGCCTTATGATTTTAAATTGAATATCGTTTATGAAGATTCTGATTTATTAGTAATCGATAAACCTTCAGGAATTATAATGCATCCTGGAGCAGGCAATTATGACAAAACAATTGTAAATGCATTGATGCATTATAATAAAGAATCTTTATCAACTATTGGGGATGAATTAAGACCTGGAATTGTCCATAGAATTGATAAAAATACTTCAGGTTTAGTTGTTGTGGCAAAAAATAATGAGACCCATGAAAATTTATCAAAACAATTCAGTAAGCACACAATTATTAGAGAATACCAACTTTTAATATGGGGAAAGCTAAGACCATCTTTTGGTAGGATAGAAACATTTATTACTCGTAGTTCAAAAAATAGACAACTTATGGAAGTGAGCAGTTCAAAGGGTAAGAAAGCTGTAACGAACTATAAAACAATTGAAATATTCGAAAATAAAAAAATACCAACGTTAAGTTTAGTCGAATGCAAATTAGAAACTGGTAGAACTCATCAAATCAGAGTGCACATGAATTATAAAGGAAATAGTTTAGTTGGTGATGATAAATACAAAAAAAAATATAAAAAATTAAAAAATGTTGATTTTGACATTCAAAATTCAATTACAAATTTAAACAGACAATTTCTACACGCAAAGACTTTAGGCTTTGTTCATCCTAGAACTCAGAAAGAACTGATTTTTACCTCAATTTTGCCTCAAGAACTAAATAATATTTTAAAAATGCTTAGAAACACTGAAGAATAA
- a CDS encoding ABC transporter permease, which translates to MNITRIYGLFLRHFYLITRSFPRILDLIYWPSIQITLWGFISNFFAAHSSYYSGAVGVILSCAILYDFLFRTSIGFNMLFLEEIWSRNFTNLFIAPMKISEIITALVITALIRALIGLIPAILLTSPLFGISILNLGLPLAFLFLSLYIFGITLGLFVSAGLLRFGPSFENIAWSTMFLLAPFGCIYYPVEILPEIFQSIAYALPLVYIFEETRNILVNGIVSYENIRIALSLNAFYFTVAIATFYFSFDKAREKGTLINIGE; encoded by the coding sequence ATGAATATTACAAGAATATATGGATTATTTTTAAGGCATTTTTATTTAATTACTAGGTCGTTCCCGAGAATACTTGATTTAATATATTGGCCCTCTATCCAGATAACTCTTTGGGGTTTCATTTCCAATTTTTTTGCAGCACACAGTTCATACTATAGTGGAGCTGTTGGAGTTATATTGTCTTGTGCAATTCTTTATGATTTTCTTTTTAGAACAAGCATTGGTTTTAATATGTTATTTTTAGAAGAAATTTGGAGTAGGAATTTTACTAATTTATTTATTGCCCCAATGAAAATTAGTGAAATAATTACTGCACTTGTAATCACCGCTTTAATAAGAGCTTTAATCGGATTAATTCCAGCGATACTTTTAACCTCACCATTATTTGGCATATCTATATTAAACTTGGGATTACCATTAGCTTTTCTTTTTTTAAGTTTGTATATTTTTGGAATTACTTTGGGGCTTTTTGTTTCAGCTGGGTTGCTAAGATTTGGGCCATCTTTTGAGAATATTGCATGGTCGACAATGTTTTTATTGGCACCTTTTGGCTGTATCTATTATCCAGTTGAAATTTTACCTGAAATATTTCAATCAATAGCATACGCATTGCCGTTGGTTTATATATTTGAAGAAACCAGAAATATCTTAGTCAATGGAATTGTTAGCTATGAAAACATTCGTATCGCACTTTCACTAAATGCATTTTATTTCACAGTTGCTATAGCAACTTTTTATTTTTCGTTTGATAAAGCTAGGGAAAAAGGGACATTAATTAATATTGGAGAATAA
- a CDS encoding ABC transporter ATP-binding protein has protein sequence MKNSIEVINLSKSYKIKKAVNNINFKINENEIVGLLGPNGCGKTTTIGMILGLLKPTSGQVLINGKNIENNKISILHKMNFISPYIELPKKLTVNQNLIVYGKLYNIQNLNERINFLSEKLRLGDLLDKITGELSSGQKNRVSLAKALINDPTVLLLDEPTAALDPETADFIRTFLEKYKEEKKISVLLASHNMDEVKRLCNSVMMMKDGTIVDSGTPEDLIKKYGQKNLEEVFLEIVRKDK, from the coding sequence ATGAAAAACTCAATAGAAGTCATAAATCTATCAAAATCATATAAGATTAAAAAAGCAGTTAATAATATAAATTTTAAAATTAATGAAAATGAAATAGTAGGACTGTTAGGTCCAAATGGTTGTGGAAAAACAACAACAATTGGAATGATACTAGGATTATTAAAACCCACAAGTGGCCAAGTCTTAATTAACGGTAAAAATATTGAAAATAATAAAATTTCAATTCTACACAAAATGAATTTTATTTCTCCCTACATTGAATTGCCTAAAAAATTAACAGTAAACCAAAATTTAATTGTGTATGGAAAACTATATAATATTCAAAATTTGAATGAGAGAATTAATTTTCTCTCAGAAAAATTAAGATTGGGAGATCTTTTAGATAAAATTACAGGAGAGCTATCATCAGGACAAAAAAATAGGGTAAGTCTTGCGAAAGCATTAATTAATGATCCTACTGTGCTCTTGTTAGATGAGCCAACAGCTGCTCTAGACCCCGAAACAGCAGATTTTATTAGAACCTTTTTGGAAAAGTATAAAGAAGAAAAAAAAATATCTGTTTTGCTGGCTTCTCATAACATGGATGAAGTAAAAAGATTATGTAATTCTGTTATGATGATGAAGGATGGTACTATCGTCGACAGTGGTACCCCAGAAGATTTAATAAAAAAATATGGACAAAAAAACTTGGAAGAAGTTTTTTTAGAAATTGTTAGGAAAGATAAATGA
- a CDS encoding L-threonylcarbamoyladenylate synthase: MKNIQSNIKKAKNYLDKSHCVAVPTETVYGLAGNAYSDTAVKKIFKLKRRPTNNPLIVHYYNLKKISEDCEINDSFIKLYKKFSPGPITYILKLKKNSKISKFVTNNKKTVAIRFPKHPLFRKLLKNLKYPIAAPSANISSRLSAVKAADVKDEFGNKIKFILNGGVCKIGVESTILNITNKPRLLRYGGLSVSKIKKTLNQKIIININSKDKISPGLFPLHYSPGLPLRMNAKKNKKNEAFVLLKKRENISKDIYYLSKTNNLNEAARNLYSVLRKIKKDKYKSIAVEKIPNEGIGKTINDRLKRASNFK; encoded by the coding sequence ATGAAAAATATTCAATCAAACATCAAAAAAGCGAAAAATTACTTAGATAAAAGTCATTGTGTAGCTGTTCCAACAGAAACTGTTTACGGACTCGCAGGCAACGCATACTCAGACACAGCTGTTAAAAAAATTTTTAAACTAAAAAGAAGACCTACTAACAATCCACTAATTGTTCACTACTATAATTTAAAAAAAATTTCAGAAGACTGTGAGATAAATGATAGTTTTATTAAACTTTATAAAAAATTTTCTCCAGGACCAATAACATATATATTGAAGCTCAAAAAAAATTCTAAAATATCAAAGTTTGTAACCAATAATAAAAAAACAGTTGCTATAAGATTTCCAAAACATCCTCTATTTAGAAAATTACTCAAAAATTTAAAATATCCAATTGCAGCACCAAGTGCTAATATTTCTTCAAGATTAAGTGCAGTAAAAGCAGCAGACGTCAAAGATGAATTTGGCAACAAAATAAAATTTATTTTGAATGGTGGTGTTTGTAAAATTGGTGTCGAGTCTACAATATTAAATATAACAAATAAACCTAGATTACTAAGATATGGAGGATTGAGTGTTTCAAAGATTAAAAAAACTTTGAATCAAAAAATAATAATTAATATAAATTCAAAAGATAAAATTTCTCCTGGTCTATTTCCTTTACACTATTCTCCAGGATTACCTTTAAGAATGAACGCAAAAAAAAACAAAAAAAATGAAGCTTTTGTACTCTTAAAAAAAAGAGAAAATATATCTAAAGATATTTATTATTTAAGCAAAACAAATAACTTAAATGAAGCTGCCAGAAACCTGTATAGTGTTTTGAGAAAAATAAAAAAAGATAAATATAAATCAATAGCTGTAGAAAAAATACCAAATGAAGGAATTGGAAAAACAATAAATGACAGACTCAAGAGAGCATCAAACTTCAAATGA
- a CDS encoding exonuclease VII small subunit: MKDKNLPLDYDNRTLEELTDEANQMIKSLEEKDDLDNSVESYQELLKLNNLIEKKFQKNLRSISENTNKKIKDIIKRK, from the coding sequence ATGAAAGATAAAAATTTACCACTCGATTATGATAATAGAACGCTTGAAGAGTTAACAGATGAAGCAAATCAAATGATAAAGTCTTTAGAAGAAAAAGATGACCTAGACAATTCTGTAGAAAGCTATCAAGAGTTACTAAAATTAAATAATTTAATTGAAAAAAAATTTCAAAAAAATTTAAGATCTATTAGTGAAAATACAAATAAAAAAATTAAGGATATCATTAAGAGAAAGTGA
- a CDS encoding polyprenyl synthetase family protein produces MKNQLNKIAKDTNLFLKKYIQEQENSKLIYAMKYGLFPGGKKIRSKILIDIGSLFSINYHTLIAIGAAVECIHAYSLIHDDLPCMDNDNMRRGKPSTHIKFGESTAVLAGNSLLTMAFEILTSSKIKLRDKIKVKLVDKLSMCSGHLGIAGGQYLDLDFEKKKVSEKQIIEMEIKKTGKLFSFCCAVPAIIKEKSLKEIKFFESLGSDIGLLFQIADDLIDFKGNSKIAGKRTKKDQKKGKATLISLLGYDASIKYCGKIISDINRNLKIYGSKSENLNDTLEFILNRNK; encoded by the coding sequence GTGAAAAATCAACTTAATAAAATTGCAAAAGATACCAATTTATTCTTGAAAAAATATATTCAGGAACAAGAAAATTCCAAATTAATTTATGCAATGAAGTATGGATTATTTCCTGGAGGAAAAAAAATTAGATCTAAAATATTAATTGATATTGGATCGTTATTCTCAATTAACTATCACACATTAATTGCTATAGGCGCTGCTGTAGAATGTATTCATGCTTATTCTCTTATTCATGATGATTTACCATGCATGGATAATGATAATATGAGAAGAGGTAAACCATCAACTCATATTAAATTTGGTGAGTCGACAGCTGTCCTCGCTGGAAATTCATTATTAACAATGGCTTTTGAAATTTTAACTAGTTCCAAGATAAAGTTGAGGGACAAAATTAAAGTTAAATTAGTAGATAAACTTTCTATGTGTTCAGGACATTTGGGTATAGCGGGTGGTCAATATTTAGATTTAGATTTTGAAAAAAAGAAAGTTTCAGAAAAACAAATTATAGAAATGGAAATTAAAAAAACAGGAAAACTTTTTAGTTTTTGTTGTGCAGTACCAGCAATCATTAAGGAGAAAAGTCTAAAGGAAATAAAATTTTTTGAGAGTCTTGGTTCTGATATTGGTCTTCTTTTTCAAATAGCAGATGATTTAATAGATTTTAAAGGTAATTCTAAAATTGCTGGGAAGAGAACAAAAAAAGATCAAAAAAAAGGCAAAGCTACGCTTATAAGTTTACTAGGTTATGATGCTTCAATCAAATATTGTGGTAAGATTATTTCAGATATTAATAGAAATTTAAAAATTTATGGTTCAAAATCAGAAAATTTAAACGATACATTAGAATTTATATTGAATAGAAATAAATGA
- the dxs gene encoding 1-deoxy-D-xylulose-5-phosphate synthase, with amino-acid sequence MKNNYKFLDNINFPSDLRKVSENDLQQVADEVREEMISAVSKTGGHLGAGLGVVELTVALHYVFDTPNDRLIWDVGHQAYPHKILTGRKQKITTLRQGNGLSGFTKRSESEYDPFGAAHSSTSISSALGMAEANKLENKSSNVIAVIGDGAISAGMAYEAMNNAGASKTKMIVILNDNDMSIAKPVGAMRTYLAKLFTGKIYFSLRETLKLITSAFSKRFSAKAGKAEDFFRSAVTGGTLFSSLGFYYAGPIDGHDLSTLVPILRNARDSKHEGPIMIHIKTQKGKGYSYAEKASDHYHGVSKFNVETGEQQKSGSNLPSYTKVFANTLVKHAKKDSKIVGITAAMPGGTGMDIFGKEFPKRMFDVGIAEQHAVTFAAGLATEGYKPYAAIYSTFLQRAYDQVVHDVAIQSLPVRFAIDRAGLVGADGSTHAGSFDITYLSTLPNFIVMAASDEAELIKMINTSVDINDKPCAIRYPRGTGIGVELPSIEEKIEIGKGKIIQQGTQVCLLSLGTRLEECKVAAEELKAKGISTTIIDARFAKPLDEDLILKSAREHELMITIEEGSIGGFGSHVKNLLAEKGIFDKGLKFRSMTLPDEFIEQDNPKNMYDIAGLNSPQITKKVLEVLFNKDSIRVVKN; translated from the coding sequence ATGAAAAATAATTACAAGTTTTTAGATAATATTAACTTTCCATCCGATTTAAGAAAAGTTTCTGAAAATGATTTACAACAAGTGGCTGATGAAGTTAGAGAAGAGATGATCAGTGCAGTATCTAAAACTGGTGGACATTTAGGTGCAGGTCTAGGGGTTGTTGAGCTGACTGTAGCTCTGCACTATGTTTTTGACACACCTAATGATAGATTAATTTGGGATGTAGGACACCAAGCATACCCACATAAAATTTTAACAGGAAGAAAACAAAAAATTACAACCTTAAGACAAGGCAACGGTTTATCAGGTTTTACTAAAAGATCTGAGAGTGAGTATGACCCATTTGGTGCAGCTCATAGTTCCACATCTATATCATCTGCACTTGGCATGGCTGAAGCAAATAAATTAGAAAATAAATCTTCGAATGTAATAGCAGTTATTGGAGATGGCGCAATTAGTGCTGGTATGGCATATGAAGCTATGAATAATGCTGGCGCATCAAAAACTAAAATGATCGTTATATTAAATGATAATGACATGTCTATAGCAAAACCAGTAGGAGCAATGAGAACATATTTAGCAAAGTTATTTACTGGAAAAATCTATTTTAGCTTAAGAGAAACTTTAAAATTAATCACCTCAGCTTTTTCAAAAAGATTCAGTGCTAAAGCTGGTAAGGCAGAAGATTTTTTTCGTTCTGCTGTCACCGGTGGAACACTATTTAGCTCACTTGGTTTTTATTATGCAGGACCAATAGATGGACATGATCTTTCCACACTTGTCCCTATTTTAAGAAATGCTAGAGACTCAAAGCATGAGGGTCCAATTATGATACATATTAAAACTCAAAAAGGAAAAGGATATTCTTATGCTGAAAAAGCTAGCGATCACTATCATGGAGTATCAAAATTTAATGTTGAAACTGGAGAGCAACAAAAAAGTGGTTCTAATTTACCTTCATATACAAAAGTTTTTGCAAATACACTTGTTAAGCATGCAAAAAAAGACAGTAAGATTGTTGGAATAACTGCAGCAATGCCAGGTGGAACCGGTATGGATATCTTTGGCAAGGAATTTCCAAAAAGAATGTTTGACGTTGGTATAGCTGAACAGCATGCAGTTACTTTTGCTGCGGGTCTTGCAACAGAAGGGTATAAACCCTATGCCGCTATCTATTCTACCTTTCTTCAGAGAGCTTACGATCAAGTAGTGCATGATGTAGCAATACAGAGTCTACCTGTAAGATTTGCAATTGATAGAGCTGGATTAGTTGGCGCAGATGGATCAACGCATGCAGGGTCTTTTGATATTACTTATTTGTCAACTTTACCAAATTTTATCGTGATGGCAGCTAGTGATGAAGCTGAGTTAATAAAAATGATTAATACTTCGGTTGATATTAATGATAAACCCTGTGCAATAAGATATCCAAGAGGAACAGGTATTGGAGTTGAACTTCCTTCAATAGAGGAAAAAATAGAGATAGGTAAAGGAAAAATTATTCAGCAAGGAACTCAAGTTTGTTTGTTGAGCTTAGGAACTAGACTTGAAGAATGTAAAGTAGCTGCAGAAGAATTGAAAGCAAAGGGTATTTCAACAACAATTATAGATGCCAGATTTGCAAAACCTTTAGATGAAGACTTAATTTTAAAATCTGCAAGAGAACATGAATTAATGATTACAATTGAGGAAGGTTCTATAGGAGGATTTGGTTCCCATGTTAAAAATTTATTAGCTGAAAAAGGGATATTTGATAAAGGGTTAAAATTTAGATCCATGACTCTTCCAGATGAATTCATAGAGCAAGATAATCCAAAAAATATGTATGATATTGCTGGACTTAATAGTCCACAAATTACAAAAAAAGTTTTAGAAGTTTTATTTAATAAGGATTCAATTAGAGTAGTAAAAAACTAA
- the aroC gene encoding chorismate synthase: MSFNTFGKLFRFTTWGESHGPAIGCIIDGCPPNINLDEKDIQLELDKRKPGQSKFTTQRKEDDKVQILSGVFEGKTTGTPISLIIYNKDMRSKDYGNIKDKFRPGHADFTYFKKYGIRDYRGGGRSSARETASRVAAGAIAKLVLQKKLGKKFKVIGAVTQLGILGCDTSQWNDKIISKNPFFCPDKSMIKLWEKYLLGVRKSGSSCGAVIEVRARGIPAGLGAPIYSKLDSDIASAFMSINAVKGVNVGAGMNSAQLSGEQNSDEISLKNKKLKFNSNNAGGILGGISSGQEIIASFAVKPTSSILTTRKTINKFGKNTTISVKGRHDPCVGIRAVPVGEAMMNCVLLDHYLMNQAQCR; encoded by the coding sequence ATGTCATTTAACACTTTTGGAAAGCTATTTCGTTTCACAACTTGGGGTGAATCTCACGGTCCTGCTATTGGTTGTATAATTGACGGTTGTCCTCCAAACATAAATCTAGATGAAAAAGATATTCAATTAGAATTAGATAAAAGAAAACCTGGACAATCAAAATTTACCACACAAAGAAAAGAAGACGATAAAGTCCAAATACTTTCAGGTGTATTTGAAGGAAAAACTACTGGCACACCAATTTCTTTAATTATTTATAATAAAGACATGAGATCTAAAGATTATGGAAATATAAAAGATAAATTCAGACCAGGGCATGCGGACTTTACCTATTTCAAAAAATACGGAATTAGAGATTACAGAGGTGGAGGAAGATCTTCAGCTAGAGAGACAGCTTCAAGAGTTGCGGCTGGTGCTATAGCTAAACTAGTACTTCAAAAAAAATTAGGAAAAAAATTTAAAGTTATAGGTGCTGTAACTCAATTAGGAATCTTAGGATGTGATACGTCACAGTGGAATGATAAAATTATTTCAAAAAATCCATTCTTTTGTCCAGATAAGTCTATGATTAAGTTATGGGAAAAATATTTACTTGGTGTAAGAAAATCAGGGTCATCATGTGGTGCTGTAATAGAGGTTAGAGCAAGAGGTATTCCTGCAGGTCTTGGTGCGCCTATTTATTCAAAATTAGATTCTGACATTGCATCAGCGTTTATGAGCATTAACGCAGTTAAAGGAGTAAATGTTGGTGCTGGAATGAATTCTGCACAACTAAGTGGCGAGCAAAACTCTGACGAAATATCATTAAAAAATAAAAAATTAAAATTTAACTCTAATAATGCAGGCGGGATCTTAGGCGGAATTTCTTCAGGGCAAGAAATAATAGCATCATTTGCAGTTAAACCTACATCTTCAATTTTAACTACAAGAAAAACTATTAATAAATTCGGAAAAAATACCACAATATCAGTTAAAGGGAGACATGACCCTTGCGTAGGAATAAGAGCTGTTCCAGTTGGAGAAGCTATGATGAATTGTGTTTTATTAGACCACTACCTAATGAATCAGGCTCAGTGCAGATAA
- the pdxH gene encoding pyridoxamine 5'-phosphate oxidase: MNEKNQLGINSCFLNLDDPIKLFEIWMEKAKQTEPNDPNAVALATSSKNNVPSVRMVLLKDFNKDGFVFYTNLNSRKGNELKENPNASMCFHWKSLLRQVRITGTVSLVSDDVADEYYSSRAYESRIGAWASNQSQELKNRDELINSIKVYKNKYSDETKVPRPKHWSGWNLNPQNIEFWLDGENRIHERLLYTKSQNGLWNKALLSP, from the coding sequence ATGAATGAAAAAAACCAACTTGGTATAAACAGCTGCTTTTTAAATTTAGATGACCCAATTAAGTTATTTGAAATATGGATGGAAAAAGCCAAACAGACTGAACCAAATGATCCAAATGCAGTTGCGCTAGCAACTTCAAGTAAAAATAATGTTCCATCAGTCAGAATGGTGCTCCTTAAGGATTTTAATAAAGATGGATTTGTTTTCTACACTAATTTAAATAGTCGAAAAGGTAATGAACTAAAGGAAAATCCTAACGCTTCAATGTGTTTTCATTGGAAAAGTCTTTTAAGACAAGTCAGAATTACTGGGACTGTATCATTAGTTTCTGATGATGTTGCAGATGAATATTATTCTTCCAGAGCATATGAAAGTAGAATTGGTGCATGGGCATCAAATCAGAGCCAAGAATTAAAAAATAGAGATGAATTGATAAATTCAATTAAGGTATATAAAAATAAATATTCTGATGAAACAAAAGTTCCTAGACCAAAACACTGGTCTGGGTGGAATTTAAATCCACAAAATATAGAGTTTTGGCTAGATGGAGAAAATAGAATTCATGAAAGATTACTCTATACAAAAAGCCAGAATGGATTATGGAATAAAGCTTTATTAAGTCCTTAA